AGGTTTATAAGTTTCCCCGGTAGTTTCCGGATGACAGCAAAATGGTCGCTTGGCATTATTCAAAACTTCGAAAAAGACCCTGCCATTTTAAAAGGACTTTTATCCAGTGCCGGCGATACAAAGACAAGGATCGACATTTCAATTCGTCCCAACTCTGTGTTTTTGATTCTATCCATCTTTTTTTTACCCATCGGTTTGTACAATCTTTATCAAGCGGCCACAACAAAAGACGCAAACAGCTTACTCATCGGTTTGTGGATGACGTTTGTTGCAATTCCGGTTTTATTTTTCTTTGCAAGAGGCGCATCAAACGCACTTCGAAAAAATTTTCAACAATATATGAATGTAAGACCCGCCAGTGAAGACGAATTGTTGTAATGGTAAAGCTTTAGAATATATAAATCCCGGGGTCCACTGCGTGATACCCCGGGCATACAACGTAAATTAAAAGCAGGGTAGTGCTTACGTTGCACTGGTTGTCACCGCAGCTGTTACAGCAGCCTGTGTTGCAGCTGAGGCGGCAGCAGCCGATTCGTTTGTAACGCCAGCCATACTAATGAAGTTATAACCCCATCCTTTCAGTTCGTTTACCCATATGAGTGAGCCATCTTTTGCACTTAAGCAAAACAAGATACCCGATGAGGCAACAAAAATTTTGTCGGCTTCAACAGAAATTTGTCCGTAGTTATACCCGTTACTGTTTTTATGGTACTCTTTCAGTTTAATTTCCCAAACAATGGAGCCATCTTTTTTATTTACTGCGGCTACTTTTCCTTTTGACAGAATATAGAGGTGATTGACAGGTTTCATGTTTTTTTTATAAAAATAGGAAATACGCCTGAAGAGAGGTGAAGGAGTTGGTTGGCTATAAAAAAACAATCCGTAAATCTGGGGGACTGTTGCAACCGACCCGGGAGTCAACGTATGAAAATCCGGTCACCATTATTTGAGACCACGGGCAGATGAAAAAGTGCTGTCTAAGCTTTATTTAAAATTTGCCTTTTCGTTTCCTCATCACGCTTGCTTAAATAATTATCAATTGCATCCTGCATATCACGCACTGCCATTGATACTTCCTGGTAATTTGTGCTGTTAATCTCGGCCTTGGTTACTTTCCATTTTTGCCGTTTTAATTCGATTCTTTTTTCCATTAAAATAAAGCGGTCGCTCTTTCCTTTTATTTTAAAACGCTCTACCTGTGGGCTGCTGTAATAATGTTCCACTTCCATACGAAAGCGGCCCTTGGTTGTTGTATCAACCGTTATATAAAAACTTACGTTGATATTCATAGAGACGGCAGATTGTCATAATGAAATTCTTTTGTCGGGTCATCGGCATACAGAAAGTTTTTGGCAACAGGCCATGCTTTTATTTTAACAGGATCGTATTGATGGGTTGCCAATTTTGCAATGCGTTCTTCCGTTAAATCGTTCTGTATCCATTCAAATGCCAGTTCTGGTGGAAGAATAACAGGCATGCGTTTTTTGGTATTGTGTATCTGAATCATGGGGCCCACGGCATTGGTTGTAACAACCGCAAAGGTGGCTGCTTTCTGATCTATTTCGAGATTATGCCACACTCGTGAAACCCCCGCCATAAAAAAATATTCTTCATTATTGTCAACCGTTATATAGTAAGGTATCTTCTCTGTTTCTTTTAACGGTTGCCCACGTTTGCCAATTTTCGGAATATGCCGCCATTCAAAGAATCCGGTTGAAAGTGCCAGTACTCGTCCCTCTAATGCCCCTTCACGATACATCGATTCTCGTCCTTTTTCATTGATGAGAATGTTTTCGCCTTTAGCATTGAGCCAGGTAAATTTTTTACGTGCTGCACTCAGCTCATCAGCATCATGAATTGATTCGGGAATATATTCCCAATGCATCAGCTGTATATCAACATCAGTTCCGTTACCGACAGGTACAATCACCGGCCAGTCACGATATTCGAATCCGTTTTGTACGGGGCGGTTTAAAAAAAGAAGATTCTTTATTTCTTTTTCAATGGCCATAAGGCGTAAGTATTCGGCACGGGTAACCCGGCAACCATTGTAGTAACACATAGTATAAAGATAATTTTTATTCCTGTCAACGATTTTCAAATGATAACAATAAAGTACATGCACACACTTATGCCCCGTTGCATAGTACAGTTAACAACGACATCAGCTAATCGCAATGACACTAACTGGTAACACTTCTAAGAAACTAGTGACTTAAATTTCCTGCTATAATATCTGTATCAGTTTCAAATAAGTTGAGTACCCAGTCAGGCGGTTTCTTATGTAGGTTTTTTACACCGGCGCTTTCGAGTATTTGCCGTAATAGTTGAGGTTTGTCTTTTTTCCATATTAAGGCTCTTGTAATACCCACAGCTTTTGTTTCTTCCTGTTGTTCAAATTTATGGATATGGTACACCCATTTTTCATCCCAGCCCGCTGTGGTTACTTTAAGTGTAAATTTTGTCCAGCGTTTTAG
The DNA window shown above is from Lacibacter sp. H375 and carries:
- a CDS encoding outer membrane protein assembly factor BamB family protein yields the protein MKPVNHLYILSKGKVAAVNKKDGSIVWEIKLKEYHKNSNGYNYGQISVEADKIFVASSGILFCLSAKDGSLIWVNELKGWGYNFISMAGVTNESAAAASAATQAAVTAAVTTSAT
- a CDS encoding SOS response-associated peptidase, whose translation is MAIEKEIKNLLFLNRPVQNGFEYRDWPVIVPVGNGTDVDIQLMHWEYIPESIHDADELSAARKKFTWLNAKGENILINEKGRESMYREGALEGRVLALSTGFFEWRHIPKIGKRGQPLKETEKIPYYITVDNNEEYFFMAGVSRVWHNLEIDQKAATFAVVTTNAVGPMIQIHNTKKRMPVILPPELAFEWIQNDLTEERIAKLATHQYDPVKIKAWPVAKNFLYADDPTKEFHYDNLPSL
- a CDS encoding acyl-CoA thioesterase; translation: MFYYWYRIIRILIAKNFQKQIDVEAELSRTFTVRLFDCDGLRVMTAFKYAAYMDFIRWEMIARSKLYREIVLKGLAPTLGSQKIIYRKPLKRWTKFTLKVTTAGWDEKWVYHIHKFEQQEETKAVGITRALIWKKDKPQLLRQILESAGVKNLHKKPPDWVLNLFETDTDIIAGNLSH